A window of the Lactuca sativa cultivar Salinas chromosome 5, Lsat_Salinas_v11, whole genome shotgun sequence genome harbors these coding sequences:
- the LOC128126288 gene encoding vacuolar iron transporter homolog 1-like has translation MAVQNDLCIPVSNDKSEQEHGKVSVASLMMGVGAVKQDVRAMITSTGLVAGACRMVIGEFFSVYSQQDVDVAQMKRETTIAGNEKSFHLYGSSYYMFYLL, from the coding sequence ATGGCTGTGCAAAATGATCTATGCATTCCAGTTTCTAATGACAAATCTGAACAAGAACATGGCAAAGTCTCTGTTGCATCTTTAATGATGGGTGTTGGAGCTGTTAAACAAGATGTTAGAGCCATGATTACTTCTACAGGCTTAGTTGCAGGTGCATGCAGGATGGTGATAGGTGAGTTTTTTTCAGTCTACTCCCAACAAGATGTAGATGTGGCTCAGATGAAAAGAGAGACCACTATTGCAGGAAATGAGAAAAGTTTCCATCTGTATGGATCGAGTTATTATATGTTTTACTTgctttag